In Miscanthus floridulus cultivar M001 chromosome 5, ASM1932011v1, whole genome shotgun sequence, one genomic interval encodes:
- the LOC136454432 gene encoding heavy metal-associated isoprenylated plant protein 43-like, whose protein sequence is MFCCCWLLIILLQKIVLKADLIGAKCKSEILAIVSKNQGIKSMEIDTEKCTLTVVGTVDPVRIVQRLKKKCFEATIVSVEDDKPKEKKDPCKEACEKLCKEKCDKIACCKECKDKCEKKCKDKCEKACEAWLGKGCSCSRCKPSPGCYYDPCTVPSNYPYGYYNGCPSRYPYYGCYEERSHEGACTIQ, encoded by the exons ATGTTTTGCTGTTGCTGGTTGCTAATTATATTGTTGCAGAAGATAGTTCTCAAAGCTGACCTTATTGGCGCAAAATGCAAGAGTGAGATCCTAGCAATTGTTTCCAAGAACCAAG GAATCAAGTCCATGGAGATCGACACCGAGAAGTGCACGCTGACGGTGGTCGGGACGGTCGACCCGGTCCGCATCGTGCAGAGGCTCAAGAAGAAGTGCTTCGAGGCGACCATCGTCAGCGTGGAGGACGACAAGcccaaggagaagaaggacccctGCAAGGAGGCGTGCGAGAAGCTGTGCAAGGAGAAGTGCGACAAGATCGCCTGCTGCAAGGAGTGCAAGGACAAGTGCGAGAAGAAGTGCAAGGACAAGTGCGAGAAGGCCTGCGAGGCGTGGCTCGGCAAGGGCTGCTCCTGCAGCCGCTGCAAGCCCAGCCCCGGCTGCTACTACGACCCCTGCACCGTGCCTAGCAACTACCCCTACGGCTACTACAACGGGTGCCCCAGCAGGTACCCCTACTACGGCTGCTACGAAGAAAGGTCACATGAAGGAGCGTGCACCATCCAGTAG